The DNA sequence AGGAAACGCGAGCAATATGAGCACTCATCTCCAGCGTCAACACCCTGATGTAACACTTTcagctagggctgtgcgattaatcgattttaaatctaaatcggatttattaatcaagactgtttaaaaaaaggaaaatcggaaaatcgattttcattttttgcagctggctgcattacagacagctcgtctagtcatctttgtttggtcaagaaaattgtaaatgttgtcactttactaaactcaaggaggatttacggtatctttcaattgtacttcattcccaatagggaaatttgtttgctatttttctttaaaaataaagataaaatatttgaaacaatttattccattgtcttttgtagttttaccaaaaaaatcgaaaatctggttttcagagaaaaaaaaatcgggattttatttttgtcccaaaatcgcccagccctactttcacCACACAGGACAGTCGAGCGACTCGATAAGGTAACACCAGCGAAAAAACTGTCTATTGAGAATGCTTTCCAACAGACCTATAGTTCagataaacacaagaaaataacCCGTGCAGTGGGAGCGTTCATTGCTAAAGATTTGCAGCCCTTTTCGGAGATGTGGGCTTTCGTCACCTAATGAAACACTCGACACACGTTATGTTGTGCCCTCCCGCACACATTTTTAACCAAGTTATCATTCCCGGCCTCTACGACACAACGTGCAAAGCAATTAAAAACGATGACCACTGACCACGGATAGTTGGACCTCCCGGGCCACACAGTTACTTGACTGTGACGGTCCACTATATGTCGGATTGGGAAATGAAGAGTGCCGTACTGCAAACTCGTCCCCTGTATGACAGCCACACAAGCGCTCACATGGCAGAGGAGTGGAGAAATGTGGTGACTGAGTGGAATTTGGAGCGACCAAATATGACCGTACCAGTCACCACATATAACGCAGCTatttagggatgggaatcgacaaccggttcttgttgagaaccggttcccagtgtttcaattccttggaatcgtttgcctttttttcgcaaacgattccaGCAGTccaatgacgtcaccaagcacattgcgcaacgtgcgcattcgcgcccagcaggaaaacacggggacaaagcggcataaacgctcgaaaatttggttacattttaccaaaaatgatgacaacagggcgacaatactcgccgtgtggacatttcaacaaaggggggaaactgttaggactcggccgcctgatgcgctgggagcgcggagtcagccggcgtgtgttaaggctgatttatggttccacgttacaccaacgcagagtctacggcgtagggtacgcggcgacacgcaccgtacggcgtaccctacgccgtaggttctgcgtcgatttaacgcagaaccataattcatgctttagaagagctgcgcgctccggcggacagcggagctcctgacACACCTGCAGcgcgtcagctcatctatgaagaagttaaagagcagtctcccgctagcttctcctttcatcaaggcacgAAAGAGTTTTaggccagaatagatgttaCCAGGAGTGACTAAGTTCgttgtgttgaacatgttactggacattcttgtgtaattgccacaaaataatttgtttttagttaatttctacagaaaaatatttattttattattttatattaaatacatattttatattacaaataattttgtggggaccccctggtacaccatcgaggagcccaaggctgggggcgtctgaagacctcacttatatttttttgttcaaaaatataaaacaaagttgatactaaaattgtttgttctccttttttccaaatgagaatcgataaagaatcgaatcgttaagcagaatcgaaaatggaatcggaatcgaaaattgaatcggaatcgaaaaaaatcttatcaattcccatccctacagcTATTATTATTGTGTTATACTATTGTTTTTAGTATAATGTATACTGTACTGAGTTGTCAAGATTAAAAGGCTGTTGAATTAAAAGAATTATcgtaatttacattttgaaaagtgacaagcaaaataaacagataattttGGAAAAGAAAGTTCTCTTTATGCACACAACACAAACCAAAACCGTGGCCCAAAAACCGAACCGTGTACCTGAACCGCTGCaccccatttatttatttttatatatatatatatatatatatatatatatatattagtatacaatATGTTTACTGTTGTAGATGGTATTTTGTCAACTAGAAGGGATGAATAATAGACACCAAAAAAATGGtaaatgtgttcatggcatGCTAGAAAACACTAATCTGATAATCACATGACATTTGGAAAAACTTTCAGTTAACCTGATCTGGAGTTGCactgcaacatttttttaattgttaaatCATGTCTAACATTTGTGtatgattttaaattaaaaaaaaaaaaatagaaaatatcaATGCACTTTGTTTTTCAGGTAAATTTGAGCCGCCACTCTTCCATCCAAATGTCTATCCATCAGGCACAGTATGCCTATCTATTCTGGAGGAGGACAAGGACTGGAGACCAGCCATCACAATAAAGCAGGTTTGGATTTTTAGGCACTCAAAATATTCACAATTGTGGCTcgggtattttttatttatttttttcttccaccttGTTTCGTAGTGTTTCTCAAGCTTATATGAGCAGTTTGGCCATTTAAATTATTAGTAAGTCGTATTATTACTTTAAAACTGACTTGGTTGTGAtctgaaatattattttgtttaCCTTGTAGATCTTATTAGGTATCCAGGAACTTCTAAACGAGCCAAATATCCAGGATCCTGCCCAAGCAGAGGCATATACAATCTACTGGTGAGTAACTGTAGATCAGTAGTGTGTTCTGATAGAAATTAataatgttgtttgttgttatGCTCTAAAAACACAGCATTACAGCACGTTAGCTGTGTGAGAGTAATTTTGTCATTACTTTTTGCCAGTTATGTATTTGGAGCCAGAAGTCTTTCATTGAATTACCATTGTCTTGTTGATCAATGGATGGATATTGTTTTGGAAATGCCTCTTTCTGCTATCGAGTATGGATTTGCTTCACCACAATAACCATGTGTTGtaatctgtttgttttttgtttttgttttttttttcagccaaaACAGAGTAGAATACGAAAAAAGAGTTCGAGCACAAGCCAAGAAATTCTCCCCGTCGTAAGGACCGAAGAATCTCCGCAGCAGAAGGAATGGGTTTAACAAGAATCACCTCCCCGCTCAGTCTCTAAATGAATGTGCTCCCCTCACATCGGGACTTGCTTAAAGACTTCTATTTAAACTCCACACATTCTGTGCCATCCGTTCTTTCCCCAATTCATTTTGTTCTTATTTGTTGGTTGGCGCATAATACCAGGAGGGGGCAGGTGCTTCAGCACCCTGgtcaatttctttttaaacataaatGGTCTTATGTGGTGCAAGGGACACAGCTTCAGTTTCATCAACTTCATACAAGCTGGGTGTCATCGATGTTCATGGaagaaaatgtcttatttttctttttgtttttttttttctctccacagggtcccttttttgttttcccctcctttttattttccaTAAATTTAATGTAAAATTAGCTTATTTCATTGTCAGTATTTCATCTGCTGTATAATGAATGGCACTTTTATACTGTTGTATTTCACTAGTGTCTCTAGATAGTTCTGTCTAATTCTCTTTTCCCAGGTTTTCTATTCAGCATGCTGTAATATATGATAGAATCTGCTGCCTTGGCTGTCTTTTTGTTATTCAGAGTGTTTTTgcttttgaataaataaaaatggccaCAGTGACTGAAGCAGGTAGGCTTACTTCTGTATCAGACTTAAAGATTATATGGTGCTTTGTTCATGTATGTGTTGGCTTAATAATAAAACTTTCTACAAAAtactgcttttttttattaatgcatGCAAGGTGCATCTGACCTATGTTACCAAAGTATGCAATTGGGCAAACATTTCAgtcaatatttttatttcatgcaaATCATATGATAGAGGTTTTGCACAAATGCATAGTAACTACATGATGCATTTGTTGGGGTATGTTACAGAATGTTCTGACGCTGCGTAATTGTTCAGAtgaaatttaaaacaaaaaagattatGCTTTTCCATTAGCACCCATGATGATGATGCCTTTTTGGCAGGATTGAGCTTTAAGGCTCTCTTGGTGGTCCACTGTCTGGGacacaaccagtactcgagttgtaaaataaaatcaggggggatggtggattttatcatatggggacagagaatttgtgctgattacaaataatatatattacaaataatagcactgacagAAACGAattacatagcagcagttaaatacagccttctgtaagctttaaatatccactgggcttacatcaaaacacaaaagtaaaaaagttttctgaacttatcaatatgactgtccttcacaggataagtaaaatgcatcactgcaaaaactcaaaatcttaacatttgtcttatttctagttaaaatgtcttattttagaaaaaaaaaaaaatctcattacacttaaaacaagactcatcacttgaaaaaaaaaattcacccgtttcaagtagattttcacttgaaataagtagaaaaatctgccagtggaacaagatgtttttgcttgtaataagataaatcttgtcccactggcagattttcctacttatttcaagtgaaaatttacttgaaacaggtgaaaattgtcataagttatttttctcgtgttatttttctggtgatgactctaaatgttgaaatagcagtaaaaccacattcattgatgaaatgacataagggatggaaactGCCATCCccggcagttttacaggggtgattttgactgtttttatttcaggggggatgctatcccccctcatcccccctcaactcgagtactggacacAACCAGACTGCTGGAAGCACTTCAGCGTGCAATACTCGTTGCAATACCAAGAACGCTCATTTTCTAGGGATGCATTGCTGCAGAGCCAGCAACCCGAGTCTTCTGCAGTTTCCTCTGCGTTCTGAGCTGACAGCAAACCCATGGTGGTGTATGAGTGTGGGAAACCCTTGAGATCGAGGTCACTTGGTGAGGGCACATTTTCATACGTGCTTCCATCCAGCAGCTGCTGTTGAGAGACGCACGTACACGTGTCCTGGACGTCTGTACAGTCTACCAGGGCGTCGATGTGCAGAGTTTCTTCTGTTTTCATCATGTCAGCCGCATTGTCATGAGTAACAACCCAGCTCTGTAATGAAAGTTATGTTCAGAAACGTTTTAGATTAAGCAAATTCTAGATGTTTTACGTTAAAGATGAAACTTTCCTTGAAATCTCCCTGGCAGTGACTGTACAGGGTGTGAAAATACGGAGCTGGAGTTGGGATGAAGGTACTGTGCCTCCACCTGTGTATGTGACCAATATCAGCGTTAAGTTGACATTAAAAAATAGATACtagctaagaaaaaaaaaaggttgtgcAATTGTGTCAAGGTTTTCAAAAAACTGAATTAGGGACGTACTTTTTCAGAGGAACGTAGCATAAAAGCAGGAGTGTGACCAGCACACACAAGGCCACGACCAGCACCCGCAGTTCAAACGTTAAGAGATTTGTTGGAAAGCCTGAACAAGTGGCACAGTAGAAAATACAGACACTGAAAGTTAAAGCTATTAAACAAaaacaggggcgtcaattgggtatggcaaggtatggcagccgccacaccttggcttcaggggaaaatgtaaatgtttgtttttttaaatacatttatggaattactctgtctatttgtattgattattctattatttaatacatataaaataactacaaatgcaaatcagaacaacatgatcgatttcacaagttattacactgcaaaacctcaaaatcttaacaagaatatttgtcttatttctagtaaaatgtctaatttttagtaaaaaaaatctcattacatttaagacaaggctcaaaaactcaaaaaacaacaattttcacctgtttcaggtagattttcacttaaaataagtagaacattttttctgcttgtaatgagaagataaatcttgtcccactggcagatttttctacttatttcaattgaaaatttacttgaaacaggtgaaaatggtcaaataagttatttttctggagatgactcttgttttaagtgtaatgagactaaaaatgagacattttaactagaaataagacaaatattcctgctaagattttgagtttttgcagtgagcgagactgcatttgaaaaagttccaattttcctgaccacacagataaactacataaacttctgtgatgagtatttgctggacgtgttgattgatactctagttaagttctgtgactcgtaaccttgccataccttagcttccactgaattgatgCCACTGAACAAAAATGTTTAGGAAAAGCATGATTAGGGGGAGCTGGGGCAAGGGCACCTTTTGCGTGTGGGTCAGTCCTCCAAAGAACCTCCGAGGACCAGTCACTCCACTGGCCCTTGTAGTGAGCCATGTTGGGGCTGGACCGCACTCTTGCAGCGTACTTGGCGTCTGGCAAACATTTATCATCATCCAAAGAGTAGCTGGTGCTGTCTGTGCTCACATCATGTGTTATACCCTCGATGAAATGAATAGAATAGGGTATAGTTAACTTTGCAATGATGAATTCTGCAATACACAGTCCCTGTCTGTGGAACTGAGAATGTACTTTATATATGAGAGAAATAAAGGTTTGGAAAACGGTGAGTAAAAGAATCAAATAACCTAAATACAGTTGTTATGGATGCACATGTGGACATAATTGTTGGTACTCTTTCATTATAGTGCAAGAAAAACAGGCAGTGGTCACTGGAATAAATCAAAACTGcgaaaagtaataataaataattcacAGAAAATTGACCaatgaaaatcagacattgcttttgaacagaatcattaaaaaaaaacataatttaactGGCCTGGACGAATTAGTTGGAACCCCTAGAAAAGACTGAACAACATTTGACCATAGCAACATGTTAAACTATCACAGGTGTCTTTAGTCTTGCAGTGAGTCAGTCAGCACATTAGAAGGGTGAATAGTGGCCACTCTCCTGTTTGGTATGAACCGCGCTGAACTTGGACCAGAGAGAGCAAAGGAGTGAGTGTCTTGAGGAAATCAGAAAGACAATTCTAGAGAAGCATATTAAAGGTGAAGGCTGTAAGTTCATCTCCAAACAGCATGATGCTCCTGTGACAACAGCTGCTCATTTCATCAAGAATTTTAGGGTACACTGTACTGCAACCGGCCTTTCTGGATGTGGCCCCAAGAGGAAAACTGATGACAAATTGAAGAGGCGGATGATACAAATAGTAACCAATGAGCCCAGAATAACTTCCAAAGGGATTCATGGTCAACTCCAAGGTCGAGGAACATCAGTGTCACATCACACCAATCGTCACCGTTTGAGTCAAAGTGGCTTTAATGGAAGATGACAAGGAGGACTCCCCTGTTGGACTCGAATCATAAAAACAGAAGGGAATTGATCAAAATGCGTCTGTGACAAGCCACAAAGCGAATTCTGCTTGGACAGATCAAACCAATCTTGTGCTTTTTAGCAAGTCACATCATCTCTTTGTTCATAgacttaaaaatgaaaatatcacTGTACGgactgtgaaacatggaggacgcTCAGTTCTGATTTAgcgctgctttgctgcatctggtaCAAGTTGTCTTTAGTCAGGGTACAAAGAGACATCAAGACTATCGAAACATTCTGGAGACAAATGTTCTGCCCAGCGTGAAAAAGATTGGTCTCAGTCTTAGATCATATGtctcaaaacacacaaaacgcACAGCTAAAAACACCCTGGTATGGCTAAGAACAAAACACTGGACTATTCTGAAGTGTCCCTCTGCATCCTGATCTAAATCTCATCAAAAATCTTCAGTGACATCctcaaattgttaaattcaaaatataaaaatataaaatattaagCTGAGGGTACCATCATTTTGTCAAGGCCAGTTTCCTGAGTTTGGTTTTTCAaatgattctgttgaaccaGAATTGAAAAGCAATGTCAGATTTTTCATTAATCACTTTTCAGTAAATTATAATTATTCACCtgagtttcaagtta is a window from the Cololabis saira isolate AMF1-May2022 chromosome 19, fColSai1.1, whole genome shotgun sequence genome containing:
- the ube2ib gene encoding SUMO-conjugating enzyme UBC9-A, producing MSGIALSRLAQERKAWRKDHPFGFVAVPTKNPDGTMNLMNWECAIPGKKGTPWEGGLFKLRMLFKDDYPSSPPKCKFEPPLFHPNVYPSGTVCLSILEEDKDWRPAITIKQILLGIQELLNEPNIQDPAQAEAYTIYCQNRVEYEKRVRAQAKKFSPS
- the LOC133419205 gene encoding interleukin-21 receptor, whose amino-acid sequence is MDPFHPVQMRVLLFVFLLQTTKIVWLQGAPVTGVDHHLHCVNDYLFTVNCSLKISAPQNASQSNNSYWLTFEDIFEKTEFECRLKKATWEYSCSNKTSSAMPHDDDYPDIFTDTDAYTISLCHNKDDGSKTCELLDDEYTPVTNIKPNAPCCLTVSHNSSQHHFAWQSTYEEYSDITDLTKNLQYQLKFYKTEDKQGGITHDVSTDSTSYSLDDDKCLPDAKYAARVRSSPNMAHYKGQWSDWSSEVLWRTDPHAKGFPTNLLTFELRVLVVALCVLVTLLLLCYVPLKKWRHSTFIPTPAPYFHTLYSHCQGDFKSWVVTHDNAADMMKTEETLHIDALVDCTDVQDTCTCVSQQQLLDGSTYENVPSPSDLDLKGFPHSYTTMGLLSAQNAEETAEDSGCWLCSNASLENERSWYCNEYCTLKCFQQSGCVQYSS